The genomic stretch CCCACTTGAGTTTCCTAAGGGAGGACATTGGCAACAAGGCACAAGGCGTGGGGCAGTGGTGGCTGCCCTGCTGAGGCTGGAGGCGGGAAGGGGGGCTCAGACCCCTCCTAACTGCTCCATCTCTCAAACCAGGATCCAAGGCACCACGCCCTGTGGTTGCTGGGCAAGGATGCTGCCCCTAAATCCCTTGGCTAGCACTCTCCCCTCCAATGTTCAGAGGTTGGGCTATGAGTGACAAACTCATCTTTAGAAATCATAAAGCCATCAGACAAGATGCTGCCAAGCTCCgttccacctcagggcctttcgcttgctgttccctcttcctggcaTACTCTCCCCGGATTTTCCCACACCTGGCtcccaaatgtcacctcctcggAGGGGCCTTCCCTCATAGAAATTAGTTTCCCTGCTATCTTCACCTCCACGCAATCTCATCCCTGCTTTATTGTCTTAGAGTGCTTACCACTCTACGAAAGGCATTATCTGTCTTTCCCTAGAGTGTCAGTCCCCTGCCTCCTCTGGTTCCAGGATTCCCCCGACCGGCGCGGTCCCATTTAGCGGAGCGCCTCCTCGGAACTCTTAACGCGGACGTCCCGGCAGCGCTGGCGCCCTGGGCTCCCTCTGGCGGCGAAGTGGCGCCATTGCTCCACGCCGGGCACAAACACCACAAGCACTGGACCAGGTCCGCTTTACTCAGGAGGGCGGGAGCAGAGAGTGGCCCGAGTGAGGGGGCGTGGTCAGgaggtgggcggggcctgggtgTCCTAGAGTAGGCTGGTGGGCGGGGTCTAGAGGGAGTGGCCAATGGGGAGAGCGTCTGATGTtcaggggctgggaggtgggcgTGTTCCAGAAACAGGGGGCGGGACCTCAATGGGTCAAAGGTGGTGGGCGGGCCCTACGTTAAGGGCGGGGCCTACACGTCGGGCACCACCCCGTTAGTCTCCAAGTCGGTGAGGTTGCCTCGCAGATCCTGCTCCTCCTCGAAAGCCTTGAACAGTGAGTTGAAGTTGCCGGCTCCAAAACCCTGGGGCGGGAGAGAGGAGGTGAGCTGGGGATCCAGAAAGCCGGCCGTGCCACCTGCAAGCCCCCTCGGGCCTGCGGGGGACAGGCTGTACCTGGTGGTTGTGGCGCTGGATGACTTCCAGGAAGAGCGTGGGCCGGTCCTGCACGGGCTTGGTGAAGATCTGCAGGAGGTAGCCTTTCTCGTCGTAGTCCACCAGGATTTTCAGCTCCTAGGCGGGAGACAGGGCGCTCTGCTGAGGGAGGCTGGCCCGCCCTTCTAGCCTGGCATGGTGGGATCCTTAGAAAGTCCATAGGGGTTCCTCTCCCCCCAAGGCCAGGAAAAGACCCCTTTGCCTAGCAGTTCCAGCCACCTCCAGATATATCCCCAGATTGTCCCATTACCACTCCCCTGCCACAGTCCTGTCTAAGCCACTATCAAGAGTGCTCCCTGCTTCCTCTTGCTTCCTTACAATCTGTCCTCCCCGCAGACATCAGCGGGATCTTGTAAAAAATCCGATCGTGTCGCTCCACTGTTTAACACTCCCCCCTAGTAGATATCAGAACACtcatgttgctggtgggaatgtaaaatggtgcaaccactttggaaaacagtctggaattttcttaaaatgttaaacatagagttcccatgtgactcagcaattccactcctaggtatgtactgaagagaattgaaaacatatgacaaaaaaagccttgtacacaaatgttcacaacagcattattcataatagccaaaaagtggaaatcacccaaatatctatcaactgatgaatggataaataaaacgtgGCATAGCCAATACAATGGGACATTAATATtaggccataaaaaggaatgaagtactgacacatgcttcaatatggatgaaccttgagaacattatgctaagtgaaaaagccagtcacaacaagcctattgtgtgattccacttgcacgaaatgtccagaataggcaaagctATAGAGACTGAAGGTAGATTAGTAGTTACCTAGGGCTgcggtgggagggggcaggggacgGAGGGACTGGGACATGATGGCTAAGAGGTTCCAGGTTTCTtttaggggtgatgaaaatgttctaaaattgattttgatgatggttgcacaacatagCAAATAGActaaaaaaacattgaattgcacactttaaaatgatgACATGTGACACATAtcaataaaactcttttttttttttttttttttttttgagacagagtctcactttgttgcccgggctagagtgagtgccatggcgtcagcctagctcacagcaacctcaaactcctgagcttaagcaatcctcctgcctcagcctcccgagtagctgggactacaggcatgcaccaccatgcccggctaattttttctatatatattcttagttgtccagataatttttatttctatttttagtagagacggggtctcgctcaggctggtctctaactcctgacctcaagcgatccacctgcctcggcctcccagagtgctaggattacaggcgtgagccaccgcgcccggccaataaaactcttaaaaacaaaatcaagaaaccTCCAGTGATTTCTGGCCACAGAAGAACAAAATCCAAACTCCTAAACAGCTCACAGAAGGAATCAGCTCCTGCCTACCTGTCGGACCTAGGTCACTCCTCAAACACAACCTTTCTGTTACTCAGACACTCAGCACTTGcccctgcctcaggacctttgaaCCACCTGTTCCCTCTGCTAGGAATGCTTTTTCCCAGCTCTTCACATGGCCAGCTCCCTTTCATTATCTAGATTGcacttaaatgtcacctcctcagagagtcCCCTTCCTGACTCCTCTCTGCAAAGTAGCCCCTGATTACCTGTTTTAACTTCCTGCCTGGCACCAagtctcaatctctctctctctctctctctctctctctctctctgatgtttttcttatttatttgtttgtcaTCTGTGTCCCCTCCTTGCACCCCACCCCAGAATGCAAGTCCTGTGCCGGCAGGGACCTGGTCTGGTTttccctctgtgtccctgtgcctGATGCCGGATAGGGACTTAGATATTTGTGAGGCAGGACGGAACTCAGGGCTCGTACCCACACCTGGCGAAGGATCCCGTGCGGGGCTCACCTCCAGGACGTCGATGCTCTCCTTCACCCGGATCTTGGCCGTCTTGAGCTTCTCCCGCAGCTGTGTGTAGTATGTTGAAGGAACAGCCAGGAACTCCATGCCTCTCTCTCGCAAGTGGCGGATCTGTGTCGGAGCAAGGTTGAGGTCagcctccttctctctccatGTTTAACACCCCCAGCCAGGTGGAGGTGCCGGGTCCCTGTCCTAGCTCCCCTCAACGGCCAGGGTACGGTGTGACCTTatccccttccttccctgtcctGGGCCCCATTAGAACAGAAACTGCTGGCGTTTGTGGAGCGCTCACGGCGAGTGCCAGTCTCGAGCACTTTCCATATCTTGCCTCGCTATGTCCATGCGGCAATCTTTTGAGGCATCTcaatgattatttcattaattaattatattctagagacaggggtcttgctctgtcacccatgctggagtgcagtggcatgatccatagctcactgtagtctcaaacttctgggctcgagtgattctcttgcctcagcctcccaaagtgctgggattacaggtgtgagccaccgcacctgaccTACTTCTAGATGAGTATTACCTCCATGTcatagctggggaaactgaggcattgaGAGATTAAACATCTTTTCCCCACATAGTAGCCAGAGTGATTTTACTAAAATACAAGCCGcatcatgtcattcctctgcttacCCCATGGTGGTGCCAAGTCTTAGTGTCAAATTCAAAGTCGTCACTGTGGCCCTCACCATCTGTCTCCACTCCTACCTTGTCTCCCTTGCTCATTCTGTTCCACCCATACCCATCTCCTTGCTGTTCCTTCAACCCTCCAGGCACACGCCCATCTCTGGGCCTTTGCTCTGGCTCCCTTCTGCCTGGGGCGCTTACCCCAGATTTCCACAGGCTTCTCTCCTTCCACCCCTTTGTGCTCTCAAATGTCTCCTTCTccatgaggccttccctgaccactcaaTCTAAATGTGCAATGTCCTTGGCCCTcactctcccccttccctgcGTTATTTTCTTCCAGAGCACGCGCTACTATCTAACATATatagtttactttttttgtttattgctcCATAAGGGTAGAAACAATTTTTTGCAGATGTACCCCAAGGACCTAAAAtggtgcctggtgcatagtaggtgctcaataaacatctgttatgagcatgaatgaatgaagttgcCAAGGTCATGCAGTGAACTCTTGATTGGGCCAAGATTGAATGGGACAGTCCAGGCTCTTGTCCGCTCTGCCATAGTGCAGAGGAGTAGGTAGGACCTGGCCTCCCCAAAGTCTGGATCCACAGGTGCAAGACATTTCATTTGGCTAAAAGGACACATCATTGATCTTGTAGCCTGATATCCTCACTTTCAAGGTGAGGGAACTGAAGACCAGAGAGAGCATTGAATCCCCCAGAGACACACAGCGTGTCACTGATAGAACTGGGACTGCAGTCCAGGCTTCCTGATACTCTGCCACCTGCTACCTCGAAAGCCCAGAAGTTCTGCAGAGACTGAACTGTCCAGGTTGGGGCGGGGATGTGTGTGCACACGAGTTGCAGGAACCAGGCCAGAGAAAGGGGCCCAGGACTGTCACTGCCCGCTCCTTCTCCAGTTTGCAGAGATCAGCCCTGAAGCTGACTGAGAGGGGAATTAGGACCAGGAATGGAGGGAGTTCTAACCGCCGTGATGATGTCTTGGGTCTTGAGAGCGATGTGCTGGACCCCGGCACCTCCATTGTAGTCCACGTATTCCTGGGATAGGGAAACAAGGAGACCATTGTCACCTGCCCTGTCACCCACACCCCTGCTCCCTGCAAGAGCCTGCAAACCTCTTCCCTGCTcgcttcctccccagccccgggAGGCCCCACCTGGATCTGGGACTTCTTCCTGCCGGGTGCTGGCTCATTAATGGGCATCTTGATGGATTCCTCATAGTTGGTCACCACGATAGAACGCAGAGAGCTGTATTCCGTGTGCACCTGCGTGTCATCCACAGACCAGAAACGGTGGAACTGCAGGTTTTTCAGGTACCTGCGGGGTGGCCGTGAGGACACTTCTGCTCTGAGTGCCAGCCTGGAactggctgcccctgcccccactttCCACCTTCCAGAATTTGTCCCTGAGCAGGCTTCAGAAAGGAGACACCACTCAcatcatatattaatacattatagaTTTGTCCCTTTATTAAGATGGTTCTTCAGGTGCAAGTGTCTCATAACAAAATACGTATAGGATGGCCATGTACCAACGATGGAAATACAGTGCTTTGAGAAAGGGGTCCTAGCTTCCAATGTGGACAAGGTGCTGTTTGGGTAGTGACAGTCTTCCTCCAAGCCGCCCTGGACTGTGGTGTCCCCAAGGTTCCTCAGAGGGAGGACCTGTGGATCACTTTGGGCCTTAAGCCCTCTGGTCTCCATGGTGACAGTTTTGCAGTGAATAAATGAGTCAGTAGCCCTCAGACTAACTCCCACCATCTCGTGCTCTGTTTTCCCCTTTGGTGCAAGAACTGGGGAGTAGGCCTGTCCCCCATGAGGGGCTGTCACTTCTTGGAGAGGAGGAGGGCCAGGGGCTCACCATTCCGAGGCAGGCACCATCTCCTGGTCGGGCTGGTTCCCCACGATGTGATCGATCATCTCGAGACTGCAGTTGGGCCTGGGAAAGGGGAGGAGTCGGGGAGTGGGAAGGTTACCCCACAAAACTCTTCCCTTCCCACTGATCCCCCAGTGATAATAATAGGTCATGCTTGTGTGGCACTAACTAGGGGCCGGGCACCTTATTTGTCAACTCACATGCCattaccatccccattttacagatgaagaaactgaggcatagagaaatgaaatgactCATGCAGGGTTAAATGGCTGTGAAGTGACAGAGCCGGGATTTGGAGCCAGGCAGACTGGTTGCAGAGCCTATGGTTTCAGCCTCTGTGGCACCTCTTCAAGGGCCCCTTGGGGACTTTCAGGAGTTCCCCGGCAGGCTCCAGATGCTCTGCCCCATCAGAGAAACCCAGTCCCATGGAGGAGAGGAGAGCTTTACATACCACCTCAGGGCGGTCCACTCCACCCCAGCCCCGAGGGACACTCACAGCTTAGAAAGTAGCCGGTCCTTAAGTGCTGGGGCCTCAAATCCAGGCAGGAACCGGCCGGTGTAGTTCATCTTCTCCACCAGGGTGTGGGTGGTGTCACCATACTAAGGGCGGAGGACAGCCTGGCTTGGCCCCGGAGCACCCATGCCCGCCAAGGCCAGGTCACATCTCATGGCCAGCTCGGCCCTGGGTTCCAACCTGCATCTGACCCTAACTCGATGTGTGATCTTGTCACTTCCCCTTTCTGGAATGAACTGCAACCCCCCACTTGTACGGGAGTTTCTTAGACACAATGTCTGCCCCGTACCACCAGATGCTTCGTGAGGGCAGGGACACTGTCTTGCTCATCATGGCATCCCCAGtgtctagcccagtgcctggcacatagtaggtgttcaataaaagtGTGTCGACAAAATGAAGAACCCATGAGGACGTCGGATCAGGTTATACTGAAAGGCTCTATCAACCGTTTCAACCATCTTTATGTTTAATTTAATCTTGACGAGAATGGGTGGGGTGGTGTATTGGAGTCAGCTGGGGGCTCCGGACAGCAGGGGGGGCACCGAAGTTAACTCACCGTCTGCAGCACAGCAAACTTCACCTTCCCAAACTTGTCCTGCTCCACCCAGGGCTCCCGCACAATTTTGGCCCCCCGTTCCCGGGCTTTCTGCAGAGGAGACGGGATGGGGAGACCATGAGGGCTGGAGCCTCCCAGAGCCCCTGCCTGTGGCTCCTCCTGGCTGGCCTTGTGCATGGCGCTGCCACAAGCTGCCTCCAGCTTTTCCAGCCCCTGGTGGGAAAGCCAGCCAGCTTTAGCCGTTACCCGAGGCACTCATGCCTCGTGCATTTGGCaactagggaaactgaggcccatgcACAGAGTTGGGGTTATGGGACAGAAACCAGGTGGGGGTGTCTGTCCTGCCTCTACTAACTCACTCTGTGACCCTTCCCTGTCTccagtcctcagtttccccatctgtaaaaagagTAGTTGGATAAGATTACAAGCTgacattgagcacctactgcatgtcAAACCTTGTGCCAAGTGCTCTGCACACGTGATCCATGCAATTATTTAGCAAAACCTTACTGCATGTCAGTGCTTATTCATCTGTCAAGCACGGTTCTTCTAGGTATTAacttttttaatcctcacagcaacatCATATGAAAGGTACTATTATTGTGAAGAAATTGCAGCACAGAGAAGTTGAGTCACTTTcccgaagtcacacagctaataagaatCAGACTTAGGCAGTCTAGCTCTGGAATCCATGCTCTGACCctctaaatctttttttcccccttttgagacaggatctcactttgttgtccaggcaataatgcagtgatgtcatcatagctcacggcagcctcaaactcctgggctcaagcgatcctttcaCCTCAACctcagctaggactacaggcacacaccaccacgcccagctaattttttaaaaagtttttttgtagagatggggtctcactattttgcccaggctggtctcaaactcctgggctcaagtgatccttctgcctcggcctcccaaagtgctgggattacaggtgtgagcgacTGCGCCTGACT from Lemur catta isolate mLemCat1 chromosome 21, mLemCat1.pri, whole genome shotgun sequence encodes the following:
- the HPD gene encoding 4-hydroxyphenylpyruvate dioxygenase; translated protein: MTTYSNKGAKPERGRFLHFHSVTFWVGNAKQAAAFYCSKMGFEPLAYRGLETGSREVVSHVIKQGQVVFVLSSALNPWNKEMGDHLVKHGDGVKDIAFEVEDCDYIVQKARERGAKIVREPWVEQDKFGKVKFAVLQTYGDTTHTLVEKMNYTGRFLPGFEAPALKDRLLSKLPNCSLEMIDHIVGNQPDQEMVPASEWYLKNLQFHRFWSVDDTQVHTEYSSLRSIVVTNYEESIKMPINEPAPGRKKSQIQEYVDYNGGAGVQHIALKTQDIITAIRHLRERGMEFLAVPSTYYTQLREKLKTAKIRVKESIDVLEELKILVDYDEKGYLLQIFTKPVQDRPTLFLEVIQRHNHQGFGAGNFNSLFKAFEEEQDLRGNLTDLETNGVVPDV